The following coding sequences are from one Natrarchaeobaculum sulfurireducens window:
- a CDS encoding S8 family peptidase — protein sequence MHDERAWPRKTVTELLSAPAWVVTELLSTPSRATMDRLRASLAPTLGLLFVLAPLCGRRGLTRRSALGTLSAGLAGTIGLGTTAAGGTDGDGDDRCGNDGHGDRYVVGLEAGTSTERICRSASTLHRSRECSWGGSVVVGEFGDETRREFTDRPEVRYIEKDHVRRQSIHRSVEQSDSVDLADEQETPWGVERIGATDLHSAGADGSSVTVAILDSGVDPDHESLEVPEGKAFADCNGGSCATDWDDETGHGTHCAGTVGALDNGKGVVGVTPDVTLCALKVLAGDGSGYDSDIAAAIEWCADNDVDVINLSLGGSDEAQVLEDALEYAYERGVLIVAAAGNDGSTGGIDYPAAYDECIAVGATDERDGVPSWSARGDGIELVAPGENVLSTKPDDEYVYLDGTSMSTPHVAAIGAQLMSQGLEHADATDDVDDPGGVRGLLRETAEDLGFDEDEQGYGLLNSFEALEELEPITTEDVTAVRAQRATLNGSMRSIEDASTVDVSFEWRESDVSEWTETETESVEPDAEFDVELDELTPETEYDVRAVLDDGDETSTANVVTFETGLDELAVETGDLEAIDHRTIRGVGTLRGLSDAEGVAASFRIREDGDEEWESSDSQSLEAIGTYEAELSGLEPETAYEVEAVAEGDDDRTTGETVTVDTEAEPGIPEIDRFELTDDSNGQFVRCNVHWRVSDRDGDLELVATELRYAGEDEELHRVASEIDGGEGSGVHTVRNSDRFEGAGKEYEITLTVTDAEGNVTEEREELSLDERSPAPSIDRFEVSSDDFLGTPEAVVDWAVSDDGEELDGVELELVRADDGEVVDDSSSMARGEEASDTDSLRDGEFDGGEADYDVTIRATDYFEQTSEETTRITLGE from the coding sequence GTGCACGACGAGCGGGCGTGGCCCCGGAAAACCGTCACCGAACTCCTGTCGGCACCGGCATGGGTGGTCACCGAACTCCTGTCGACACCCTCGAGGGCGACGATGGACCGGCTCCGGGCGAGCCTGGCACCGACACTCGGGCTCCTGTTCGTTCTCGCACCGCTCTGTGGTCGCCGTGGCCTCACGCGACGGTCGGCGCTGGGAACCCTCAGTGCAGGTCTGGCCGGTACCATCGGTCTCGGCACGACCGCGGCCGGTGGGACGGATGGAGACGGGGACGACAGATGCGGGAACGACGGACACGGGGATCGTTACGTCGTCGGTCTCGAAGCGGGAACGTCGACCGAGCGGATCTGCCGGTCGGCCTCGACCCTCCACCGATCGCGCGAGTGTTCGTGGGGCGGAAGCGTCGTGGTCGGCGAGTTCGGCGACGAGACGCGCCGGGAGTTCACAGACCGTCCGGAGGTACGATACATCGAGAAGGATCACGTCCGCCGGCAATCGATACACCGAAGCGTCGAGCAGTCGGACAGCGTGGATCTGGCTGACGAACAGGAGACGCCGTGGGGCGTCGAGCGGATCGGGGCTACCGACCTTCACAGTGCGGGTGCGGACGGTTCGAGTGTGACGGTTGCCATCCTCGACTCGGGTGTCGATCCCGACCACGAGAGTCTCGAGGTGCCGGAGGGGAAAGCGTTCGCCGATTGTAACGGCGGCTCCTGTGCGACCGACTGGGACGACGAAACTGGCCACGGAACCCACTGCGCGGGCACCGTTGGCGCACTGGACAACGGGAAAGGCGTGGTTGGAGTGACACCGGATGTGACGCTCTGTGCGCTAAAGGTGCTCGCCGGCGACGGCTCCGGCTACGATTCGGATATCGCTGCGGCCATCGAGTGGTGTGCGGACAACGACGTCGACGTCATCAACCTCAGCCTCGGCGGAAGCGACGAAGCGCAGGTGCTCGAGGATGCCCTGGAGTACGCCTACGAGCGGGGCGTGCTGATTGTTGCCGCGGCTGGCAATGATGGCTCTACAGGTGGGATCGACTATCCCGCGGCGTACGACGAGTGTATCGCCGTGGGCGCGACGGACGAGCGCGACGGGGTCCCGAGCTGGTCGGCACGCGGCGACGGAATCGAACTCGTCGCTCCGGGCGAAAACGTACTCTCGACGAAGCCCGACGACGAGTACGTCTATCTCGACGGGACCTCCATGTCGACGCCACACGTCGCGGCCATCGGCGCACAGCTGATGAGCCAGGGACTCGAGCACGCGGACGCGACGGACGACGTCGACGACCCCGGTGGCGTCCGCGGCCTCCTCCGGGAAACGGCCGAAGACCTCGGCTTCGACGAGGACGAGCAGGGATACGGCCTGCTCAACTCGTTCGAGGCGCTCGAGGAACTCGAACCGATCACTACCGAGGACGTCACGGCCGTTCGGGCACAGCGCGCGACGCTGAACGGGTCGATGAGATCGATCGAGGACGCGTCGACGGTCGACGTCTCCTTCGAGTGGCGGGAGTCGGACGTATCCGAGTGGACCGAAACCGAGACCGAGTCGGTCGAGCCGGACGCCGAGTTCGACGTCGAACTCGACGAACTGACCCCCGAAACTGAGTACGACGTCCGTGCCGTCCTCGACGATGGAGACGAGACGTCGACCGCGAACGTGGTCACGTTCGAGACCGGACTGGACGAACTCGCCGTCGAAACGGGCGACCTCGAGGCAATCGACCACCGAACGATTCGGGGTGTCGGGACCCTTCGCGGGCTCAGTGACGCCGAGGGCGTGGCGGCATCGTTCAGAATCCGCGAGGACGGCGACGAGGAGTGGGAGTCGAGCGACTCGCAGTCGCTCGAGGCGATCGGCACCTACGAGGCGGAGCTTTCGGGGCTCGAGCCCGAAACGGCCTACGAGGTCGAAGCCGTCGCCGAGGGAGACGACGACCGCACGACCGGCGAGACGGTGACCGTTGACACCGAGGCCGAACCCGGTATTCCGGAGATCGATCGCTTCGAACTCACCGACGACAGCAACGGCCAGTTCGTCCGGTGTAACGTCCACTGGAGAGTCTCGGACCGCGACGGCGACCTCGAACTCGTCGCGACCGAGTTGCGCTACGCCGGTGAGGACGAGGAACTCCACCGCGTCGCATCCGAGATCGACGGCGGCGAGGGAAGCGGCGTTCATACGGTCAGAAACAGCGATCGGTTCGAGGGCGCTGGCAAGGAGTACGAGATCACGCTGACGGTGACCGACGCCGAGGGGAACGTCACCGAGGAACGCGAGGAACTCTCGCTCGACGAGCGTTCCCCCGCGCCCAGCATCGACCGGTTCGAAGTCTCGAGCGACGACTTCCTCGGAACGCCCGAGGCCGTCGTCGACTGGGCGGTCTCGGACGACGGCGAGGAACTCGACGGCGTCGAACTCGAGTTGGTCCGGGCCGACGACGGCGAGGTCGTCGACGACTCGAGTTCGATGGCACGGGGCGAGGAGGCGTCCGACACCGACTCGCTCAGAGACGGTGAGTTCGACGGCGGAGAAGCGGACTACGACGTCACGATCCGTGCGACCGATTACTTCGAACAGACAAGTGAGGAGACGACGCGGATCACGCTGGGCGAGTAA
- a CDS encoding histidine kinase — protein sequence MGGLAGGLAFGVLMTMAMETVIEMAIPGMYGFGPSLALGWAIHVFHSITLGIVFALVLQMTGLEDRLGSNVAIAGAGLAYGIGLWLVLASFVMPAWVGLMREMAPPVPDWSGASFLGHAVYGVLLGLLYALLAR from the coding sequence GTGGGCGGACTCGCCGGCGGCCTCGCGTTCGGCGTGCTAATGACGATGGCGATGGAGACAGTCATCGAGATGGCGATCCCTGGAATGTACGGCTTCGGCCCGTCGCTCGCTCTCGGGTGGGCGATCCACGTGTTTCACTCGATCACCCTCGGCATCGTTTTCGCGCTCGTCCTCCAGATGACCGGGCTCGAGGACCGACTGGGAAGCAACGTCGCTATCGCCGGTGCGGGGCTCGCCTACGGGATCGGCCTCTGGCTCGTCCTCGCGTCGTTCGTCATGCCCGCATGGGTCGGCCTGATGAGGGAGATGGCACCGCCCGTGCCGGACTGGAGCGGCGCGAGTTTCCTGGGTCACGCCGTCTACGGCGTTCTCCTGGGGCTGCTGTACGCATTGCTCGCCCGGTAA
- a CDS encoding 2Fe-2S iron-sulfur cluster-binding protein, whose translation MTAGSDEPDDPLTATLVSGDGHETELAINPGETVVDAADAAGVSVPYGCLYGVCGTCTVRVLEGEIAHREPPRALNADALERGYVLGCIATPQTDCRLRVGHEVQAEAVRTPWK comes from the coding sequence ATGACGGCGGGGTCGGACGAACCCGACGACCCTCTCACCGCCACCCTCGTCTCTGGAGACGGCCACGAGACCGAACTCGCGATCAATCCCGGCGAGACCGTCGTCGACGCCGCCGACGCCGCCGGCGTGTCAGTTCCCTACGGGTGTCTCTACGGTGTCTGTGGGACCTGCACTGTCCGCGTGCTCGAGGGCGAGATTGCACACCGCGAGCCACCGCGGGCGTTGAACGCCGACGCGCTCGAGCGGGGATACGTGCTGGGCTGCATCGCGACGCCACAAACCGATTGTCGGCTCCGTGTCGGTCACGAGGTCCAGGCCGAGGCTGTGAGAACGCCCTGGAAGTAG
- a CDS encoding selenium-binding protein SBP56-related protein, whose translation MSSHDHATDHAGAHEHSDTEGPGYPTPAAMRTESKREETAYVMAPRVGMAEGGHDLVGIVDLDPDSETYSELIDVVEMPNKGDELHHFGWNACSSSCHVGGLARQYLVVPGQRSSRIHVIDVETPRSPELVTVIEPEAVFEYDLSAPHTVHCVPGGKIVVSMLGNADGELPGGFLQLDQEDFSIDGRWEADRGEMAMNYDYWYQPRHNVMVSSEWAAPETYYPGFDLEDVEAGKYGDSIHIWDWESREHVQTLEFGEAGQVPLEVRMSHNPEETQGFVGAALSSNMIHFYRTADGTWDWDVVIDEDPREHPDWEMPVPPLITDIVLSLDDQYLFFSNWLHGDVRMYDVSDMGNPRLVDQIWAGGLFGDRQEVQGTEIRGAPQMLQLSRDGQRLYWTTSLFSSWDNQFYPDIAEEGSLMLKADVYPEDGRMELDEEFLVDFGEAPGGPARAHEIRWPGGDCTSDVWQ comes from the coding sequence ATGAGTTCACACGATCACGCAACGGATCACGCTGGCGCGCACGAACACTCGGACACTGAGGGTCCGGGCTACCCAACGCCAGCGGCGATGCGAACGGAGTCTAAACGCGAGGAGACGGCGTACGTAATGGCACCCCGTGTCGGGATGGCCGAGGGGGGCCACGACCTCGTCGGCATCGTTGATCTGGATCCCGATTCGGAGACCTACAGCGAACTGATCGACGTCGTCGAGATGCCGAACAAGGGCGATGAGTTGCATCATTTCGGCTGGAACGCCTGCTCATCGTCCTGTCACGTCGGCGGCCTCGCACGACAGTACCTCGTCGTCCCCGGCCAGCGATCCTCGAGGATCCACGTCATCGACGTCGAAACCCCGCGAAGTCCCGAACTGGTAACTGTTATCGAGCCCGAGGCGGTCTTCGAATACGACCTTTCGGCTCCCCACACGGTCCATTGCGTCCCGGGCGGCAAGATCGTCGTCAGTATGCTCGGAAATGCCGACGGCGAACTCCCCGGAGGCTTCTTGCAACTCGACCAGGAGGACTTCAGCATCGACGGCCGCTGGGAAGCAGACCGCGGTGAGATGGCGATGAACTACGACTACTGGTATCAGCCCCGCCACAACGTCATGGTCTCGAGCGAGTGGGCCGCACCCGAGACCTACTACCCCGGCTTCGACCTCGAGGACGTCGAGGCAGGCAAGTACGGCGATAGCATCCATATCTGGGACTGGGAGTCCCGCGAACACGTCCAGACCCTCGAGTTCGGCGAGGCGGGACAGGTTCCACTCGAGGTGCGGATGAGCCACAATCCGGAGGAGACCCAGGGGTTCGTCGGGGCAGCGCTCTCCTCGAACATGATCCACTTCTACCGGACGGCTGACGGAACGTGGGACTGGGACGTCGTCATCGACGAGGACCCCCGCGAACATCCCGACTGGGAGATGCCGGTGCCGCCGCTGATCACGGACATCGTCCTCTCGCTCGACGACCAGTATCTCTTCTTTTCGAACTGGCTCCACGGCGACGTCCGCATGTACGACGTCAGCGACATGGGTAACCCGCGGCTGGTCGATCAGATCTGGGCCGGCGGGCTCTTCGGCGACCGCCAGGAGGTCCAGGGGACGGAGATCCGCGGCGCACCACAGATGCTCCAGCTCTCGCGAGATGGCCAGCGACTGTACTGGACGACGTCGCTGTTTTCCTCGTGGGACAACCAGTTCTATCCCGATATCGCCGAGGAAGGGTCGTTGATGTTGAAAGCCGATGTCTACCCCGAAGACGGACGGATGGAACTCGACGAGGAGTTCCTCGTCGACTTCGGCGAGGCTCCAGGCGGTCCCGCCCGCGCCCACGAGATCAGATGGCCCGGCGGCGACTGTACGAGCGACGTCTGGCAATGA
- a CDS encoding IS110 family RNA-guided transposase, with protein MFIGIDVHKRYSQIAVLDKNGEIVEEVRVENANLDDFAQQYAGSKAALEATSNYYHIHDTLSEYLDVTVANPGELKLISDSDKKTDRVDAKQLARMVRLGSVPESYVPTDEVRQARALVRGRQKLVENRTEYANKIHGLLSDHGITREVKPLSVKGREFLAELSLPAPWDALLESYLELIQVLTEQIESLEAEIEERAGSLKETQLLMTIPGVSYFTALTIYAELGEVNRFDRAKEVVSYVGLNPIIRESGDSRFEGSISKRGSGRVRWLLVQASYSAVHTCEDEYLSRFYNRLARKKNSKTAIVATARKLLVSMYHMLDREEVYDPPGVSA; from the coding sequence ATGTTCATTGGAATCGACGTACACAAGCGGTACTCACAGATCGCAGTACTGGACAAAAACGGTGAGATCGTCGAAGAGGTTCGCGTCGAAAACGCGAACCTCGACGACTTTGCCCAGCAGTACGCTGGGTCCAAGGCCGCGCTTGAAGCGACCAGCAATTACTACCACATCCACGATACTCTTTCAGAGTATCTGGATGTGACTGTCGCCAATCCAGGCGAATTAAAGCTGATCTCCGACTCGGATAAGAAAACCGACCGCGTCGACGCCAAACAACTCGCTCGGATGGTTCGGTTAGGATCGGTTCCTGAGAGCTACGTTCCAACCGACGAGGTTCGGCAAGCCCGCGCACTTGTGCGCGGGCGCCAGAAGCTCGTTGAGAACCGGACCGAGTACGCGAACAAGATCCATGGCCTGTTGAGTGACCACGGCATCACTCGGGAAGTAAAGCCGTTGAGTGTAAAGGGACGAGAGTTCCTGGCGGAACTCTCGCTCCCGGCACCGTGGGACGCGTTGTTGGAGTCGTACCTGGAACTGATTCAGGTGCTCACCGAGCAGATCGAATCGTTAGAAGCAGAGATCGAGGAGCGGGCTGGGTCTCTGAAAGAGACCCAGCTCCTGATGACGATTCCTGGTGTGAGTTACTTTACGGCGTTGACGATTTACGCGGAGTTGGGCGAGGTCAACCGGTTTGATCGGGCCAAAGAGGTCGTAAGTTACGTCGGGCTGAACCCGATAATCCGCGAGTCTGGCGACTCGCGGTTTGAGGGGAGCATCTCGAAGCGAGGATCAGGACGAGTCCGGTGGTTGCTCGTTCAAGCGTCGTACAGTGCGGTTCATACGTGCGAAGACGAGTATCTCAGCCGGTTTTACAACCGGTTAGCTCGAAAGAAGAACTCGAAAACAGCGATTGTGGCAACCGCTCGGAAGTTGCTGGTATCAATGTATCACATGCTTGACCGTGAGGAGGTGTACGATCCACCAGGGGTGAGTGCCTGA